In Pectobacterium aroidearum, the following are encoded in one genomic region:
- a CDS encoding DUF2645 family protein, with protein sequence MSRAKESIYHVYFYAYSALCFFLINTFSTIGYDGSIARFCETPRGEADGFLIFIIVPLSIPFLLVKRSIPKIITYLIILIYHSDSFYTRISMCPIM encoded by the coding sequence ATGTCACGAGCAAAAGAATCCATCTATCATGTTTATTTTTATGCTTATTCCGCTTTATGCTTTTTTTTGATCAATACATTTTCCACAATCGGATATGATGGCTCAATTGCACGGTTCTGCGAAACACCGAGAGGCGAAGCTGATGGTTTCCTTATTTTCATTATCGTTCCCTTATCCATTCCTTTCCTTTTGGTTAAACGAAGCATCCCCAAGATTATTACCTATCTCATCATTCTCATATATCATTCAGACAGCTTTTATACGAGGATCAGCATGTGTCCGATTATGTAA
- a CDS encoding DUF2645 family protein, with protein MFQKNYIYNVYFYAYSALCLFLINAFSTIEYEWMLDDGSLDSFCEVPRADADGFLIFIIVPLSIPFLLVKRTPPRIVTYLAILIYHSYRFYTRVSLCPHR; from the coding sequence ATGTTTCAAAAAAACTATATCTATAACGTCTATTTTTATGCTTATTCTGCCTTATGCCTTTTTTTAATCAACGCTTTTTCTACCATCGAATATGAATGGATGCTGGATGACGGTTCGCTTGACAGCTTCTGTGAAGTGCCAAGAGCAGATGCCGATGGTTTTCTCATTTTTATCATTGTTCCTTTATCTATCCCTTTTCTTCTGGTGAAAAGGACGCCTCCCAGAATCGTCACCTATCTTGCTATCCTTATATATCATTCATACCGTTTCTATACGCGAGTTAGCCTCTGCCCGCACAGATAA